In Paramisgurnus dabryanus chromosome 7, PD_genome_1.1, whole genome shotgun sequence, the following are encoded in one genomic region:
- the tmem69 gene encoding transmembrane protein 69, protein MCANMIGSLFGKFKARQWCGLLQVSNKLSCIGHQTTHCSPLFTKALNGQLCPKPIVGAVLGARSFHWSAQRLKKRPQEETQPKELDLLRYDMRDLKKAPRPALYLGLSGLIPFVSAPLLMAVSEVYLPEVAFAQVAYGASIVSFLGGVRWGFALPAGSPAKPDWLNLANSVVPALIAWVSLLFSHDITQSAILVMMGLGIALHYDLSLLPTYPSWFKALRTILTVVAFFSLMGTIVIKQFYPEKKYYTNN, encoded by the exons ATGTGTGCAAATATGATCGGATCGCTCTTTGGTAAATTTAAG GCAAGGCAGTGGTGTGGTCTTCTGCAGGTGTCCAACAAGCTTTCCTGTATAGGGCACCAGACCACTCACTGTTCCCCACTGTTTACAAAGGCATTAAATGGACAGCTATGCCCAAAACCCATTGTAGGTGCTGTTTTAGGAGCTCGGTCATTCCACTGGTCTGCACAAAGACTAAAGAAACGGCCACAGGAAGAAACGCAACCAAAAGAACTTGACCTGCTTCGCTATGACATGAGAGACCTGAAGAAAGCTCCCAGGCCAGCGCTCTATCTTGGACTATCTGGACTCATACCTTTTGTATCTGCTCCTTTGCTTATGGCTGTTTCAGAAGTCTATCTTCCTGAAGTTGCATTTGCTCAAGTCGCATACGGAGCCTCCATTGTTTCCTTTCTCGGAGGAGTACGCTGGGGCTTTGCCTTGCCTGCTGGAAGTCCAGCAAAACCTGACTGGCTTAATTTAGCAAACAGCGTGGTTCCCGCTCTTATTGCTTGGGTATCACTCCTTTTTAGCCATGATATTACACAGTCTGCTATACTTGTGATGATGGGCCTCGGGATAGCATTGCATTATGACCTGTCTCTCCTGCCCACATACCCCAGCTGGTTTAAAGCACTGAGGACAATCCTCACAGTTGTAGCCTTTTTCTCATTGATGGGTACTATTGTTATTAAGCAATTTTATCCAGAGAAAAAGTATTATACAAATAATTGA